One part of the Oceanidesulfovibrio indonesiensis genome encodes these proteins:
- a CDS encoding metal ABC transporter solute-binding protein, Zn/Mn family, translating to MTRFRFFLPVLVLLFAMPCAALAEPTVFVSIVPQQYFVEKIAGDAVTSQPMVLPGQSPATYEPSPRQMAALSEAAAYLAIGVPFERAWLPRFREASPGLRIVHVDEGIQKRAMVAHHHHGEEHHHHEAHAEEDHHAHGHEHGAAAHGHEHDAHGHDHDAHKHDAHDHDAHAEAHAKAPAAHGHTGLDPHVWLAPEPAKVIARNTFDALAAIFPDKEAQFRANLDAFLAEIDSLDARIREILTPIPPEKRRFLVFHPSWGYFADAFDLEQLPIEVEGKEPGPAELARIVKRARDEGIAVVFVQPQFSATSAQVAAREIGGRVEKLDPLAEDWADNLERAAAAFQKALAD from the coding sequence ATGACTCGCTTCCGTTTCTTCCTTCCTGTCCTTGTCCTGTTGTTCGCCATGCCATGCGCGGCCCTGGCGGAGCCCACAGTCTTCGTCTCCATTGTGCCGCAGCAATATTTCGTGGAAAAAATCGCCGGCGACGCCGTGACCTCGCAGCCCATGGTGCTGCCTGGCCAGAGTCCGGCCACCTACGAGCCCTCGCCCCGGCAGATGGCCGCACTCTCCGAAGCGGCAGCTTACCTGGCCATCGGCGTGCCGTTCGAGCGCGCATGGCTGCCGCGCTTCCGGGAGGCCAGCCCCGGCCTCCGCATCGTCCATGTGGACGAGGGTATCCAAAAACGAGCCATGGTGGCCCATCATCACCACGGCGAAGAGCATCATCACCACGAGGCGCACGCCGAGGAGGACCACCACGCGCACGGACATGAGCACGGTGCCGCGGCTCACGGACACGAGCATGATGCGCACGGCCACGATCATGATGCGCACAAGCACGATGCTCATGATCACGACGCCCATGCCGAGGCGCACGCCAAAGCGCCTGCGGCCCATGGACATACGGGCCTGGACCCGCACGTCTGGCTCGCGCCTGAGCCGGCCAAGGTCATCGCCCGCAATACGTTCGACGCTCTCGCGGCAATATTTCCGGACAAGGAGGCCCAATTCCGCGCCAACCTGGACGCTTTCCTTGCCGAGATCGACTCGTTGGACGCGCGCATCCGCGAGATTCTCACTCCCATTCCGCCGGAGAAGCGTCGTTTCCTTGTGTTCCATCCGTCATGGGGGTATTTCGCAGATGCCTTTGATCTGGAACAACTGCCTATAGAGGTGGAGGGCAAGGAGCCCGGGCCGGCGGAGCTCGCCCGCATCGTAAAGCGCGCCAGGGACGAGGGCATCGCGGTGGTGTTCGTGCAGCCGCAGTTTTCGGCCACATCGGCGCAGGTGGCCGCCCGCGAAATAGGCGGTCGCGTGGAGAAGCTGGACCCATTG
- a CDS encoding Fur family transcriptional regulator, protein MDKPLNGKGVQSPEEVLQDYLRDNGMLMTPQRRTLLRIFLEEPEHFSAEEFYERVKREDDSIGQATVYRTLKLFTETGLAETLDFGDGRTRYERRWGREHHDHLICIRCRESIEIRVPEIERLQEEVASRHGYKLTDHALYLYGICPKCRGKET, encoded by the coding sequence ATGGATAAACCACTCAACGGTAAGGGAGTGCAGAGCCCCGAGGAGGTCCTGCAGGATTATCTGCGCGACAACGGAATGCTCATGACGCCGCAACGCAGGACCTTGCTGCGCATCTTTCTCGAAGAGCCCGAGCATTTTTCCGCCGAGGAGTTCTACGAACGTGTCAAGCGGGAGGACGATTCCATCGGGCAGGCCACCGTGTACCGAACGCTCAAGCTGTTCACCGAAACCGGGTTGGCCGAAACGCTCGACTTCGGCGACGGCCGCACTCGATACGAGCGCCGGTGGGGCCGCGAACATCACGACCATCTCATCTGCATACGCTGCCGCGAATCCATAGAAATTCGCGTGCCCGAAATAGAGCGCCTTCAGGAAGAAGTCGCCTCGCGCCATGGCTACAAACTTACGGACCACGCGTTGTATCTCTACGGCATCTGCCCCAAGTGTCGCGGGAAAGAGACGTAG
- the ftsH gene encoding ATP-dependent zinc metalloprotease FtsH, translated as MDKKQFNIWYILLAIWGVLLLQSVIAQQYGPRNIPYSEFLAALEDGRVKEVAVSENVIEGVMLAPPEGAKATDVVHEAELQEVRFHTVRVGPDVAEQLEKHKVEFRGELENTFFRDLLSWLLPLGLFFGIWIYLLRRFNPGAGMMQFGKNKAKVFAEKDIDTRFSDVAGADEAKYELQEIIEFLKDPSIFTELGGRMPKGVLLVGPPGTGKTLLARAAAGEAGVPFFSLSGSEFVEMFVGMGAARVRDLFTQAKEKAPCIIFIDELDAIGKARGAGAISGHDEREQTLNQLLVEMDGFDPRVGVVIMAATNRPEILDPALLRAGRFDRHVLVDKPDVLGREKILEVHAKKVTLADDVDLRRIAQQTPGFSGADLANVVNEAALLAARKRRKQVTQEEFSEAVDRIVGGLEKKNRLINPREKKIVAYHETGHALVAAFTPGADPVAKISIIPRGLAALGYTQQRPTEDRYLMARSELLARVDVMLGGRVAEQLVFGDVTTGAHNDLQRASDTIRAMLTEYGMGETLGLASYERSRPTYLDIQAGGSREYSETTAARIDEELKSILEERRGHVAALLDKHRDLLEAVAQKLLEQEVVNEDEFLEIIRPRLEAEGLDPRQAVRAPASAEEATNRRPGEPIGEDGSR; from the coding sequence ATGGACAAGAAACAGTTCAATATCTGGTACATCCTCCTGGCAATCTGGGGCGTTTTGTTGCTGCAATCGGTCATCGCCCAGCAGTATGGCCCCCGAAATATCCCATACAGCGAGTTCCTGGCCGCACTGGAGGACGGTCGGGTCAAAGAGGTTGCCGTCAGTGAGAATGTCATCGAGGGCGTGATGCTGGCTCCGCCCGAAGGGGCGAAGGCCACGGATGTGGTTCACGAAGCGGAATTGCAGGAGGTGCGCTTCCACACCGTGCGCGTGGGCCCGGATGTGGCGGAACAGCTCGAAAAGCACAAGGTGGAGTTCCGCGGTGAACTTGAGAACACTTTTTTCCGGGATCTGCTCTCGTGGCTGTTGCCGTTGGGACTGTTCTTCGGCATCTGGATATACCTCCTGCGCCGGTTCAACCCGGGCGCGGGCATGATGCAGTTCGGCAAGAACAAGGCCAAGGTCTTTGCGGAAAAGGACATAGACACCCGGTTCAGCGACGTGGCCGGCGCGGACGAGGCCAAGTACGAGCTTCAGGAGATCATCGAGTTTCTCAAGGATCCTTCCATATTCACGGAACTCGGCGGCCGCATGCCCAAGGGCGTGCTGCTGGTGGGGCCTCCCGGCACGGGCAAGACGCTGCTCGCCCGCGCCGCGGCAGGCGAGGCCGGGGTGCCGTTCTTTTCCCTCTCCGGCTCGGAGTTCGTGGAGATGTTCGTAGGAATGGGTGCGGCGCGCGTTCGCGATCTCTTCACCCAGGCCAAGGAAAAAGCGCCGTGCATCATCTTCATCGACGAGCTGGACGCCATAGGCAAGGCGCGCGGAGCCGGCGCCATCTCCGGACATGATGAACGCGAACAGACCCTGAACCAACTGCTCGTGGAGATGGACGGCTTCGACCCGCGGGTTGGGGTGGTCATCATGGCGGCCACGAACAGGCCTGAGATCCTGGATCCGGCGCTTCTGCGGGCCGGGCGGTTCGACCGCCACGTGCTGGTGGACAAGCCGGATGTGCTCGGCCGGGAAAAGATCCTGGAAGTCCACGCGAAGAAGGTTACATTGGCTGACGATGTGGATTTGCGGAGGATCGCCCAACAGACGCCCGGCTTTTCCGGAGCGGACCTCGCCAACGTTGTCAACGAAGCCGCACTTCTGGCTGCGCGTAAACGCAGGAAGCAGGTCACGCAGGAAGAGTTTTCCGAGGCCGTGGATCGCATTGTGGGCGGGCTGGAGAAGAAGAACCGGCTCATCAACCCCAGGGAAAAGAAGATCGTGGCCTACCACGAAACTGGTCACGCACTGGTGGCGGCGTTTACTCCAGGAGCCGATCCAGTGGCCAAGATATCCATCATACCACGCGGCCTGGCTGCATTGGGATACACACAGCAGCGGCCCACAGAGGATCGCTATCTGATGGCCAGGAGCGAACTGCTCGCCAGGGTGGATGTGATGCTGGGAGGGCGCGTGGCAGAGCAACTGGTCTTCGGCGACGTGACCACCGGAGCGCACAACGATTTGCAACGAGCCTCTGACACCATCCGCGCCATGCTCACCGAGTACGGCATGGGCGAGACGCTGGGACTGGCCTCTTACGAACGCAGCCGCCCCACCTACCTCGACATCCAGGCAGGCGGGAGCAGAGAGTACAGCGAGACCACGGCGGCGCGCATCGACGAGGAGCTCAAATCCATACTGGAGGAGCGGCGGGGGCACGTGGCCGCGCTCCTGGATAAACACCGCGACCTGCTGGAGGCTGTGGCTCAGAAGCTGCTGGAGCAGGAGGTGGTAAACGAGGACGAGTTCCTCGAAATCATCCGTCCGCGTCTGGAGGCCGAGGGGCTGGACCCGAGACAGGCGGTGCGGGCGCCGGCCTCCGCCGAGGAAGCAACAAACAGAAGGCCGGGCGAACCCATCGGAGAGGATGGCAGCCGATAG
- a CDS encoding phospholipase D-like domain-containing protein: MQVYHWILLLIPAVALPAAGHALLYKRDPRSSWGWIAVILLSPFLGTLLYFLFGINRVKSRGQKLLENMPFSLGDGCPLRDGCESIKEARIPPELHESLVPQGWLAFALTGRPLASGNTVTPLHNGEEAYPAMLEAIENAMHSVHLAVYIFDPDHVGMRFIDALERAHKRGCDVKVVIDGIGGLKLFEKSAHTLLRERGVDCRLFLKPSIFPPSVHINLRCHHKNLVVDRKIAFTGGMNISARHLFESDRPDRQKDMLFRLEGPVISQMDEVFYWLWGFVVDTEIEPPPELPQQEGPVHCRMIADGPNEDLDKLHAVFVSAVHGARDRVTVVTPYFLPPRDLLMALKIADTRGVDVRIVIPEENNQWWIHRATRNMLWELLEFGVEVYMQKPPFAHTKLFVVDGEYACVGSANVDARSLRLNFELSMEVYDAGFARTVEEYANDLIAHGRKVTLEEVENRPYSTRLLDSLCWLLSPYL; this comes from the coding sequence ATGCAAGTATACCACTGGATACTGCTGCTCATTCCGGCTGTCGCCCTGCCGGCCGCGGGACACGCCCTGCTGTATAAACGCGACCCTCGATCCTCCTGGGGCTGGATCGCCGTCATCCTCCTGTCCCCGTTCCTTGGAACGCTGCTCTACTTTCTGTTCGGCATCAATCGCGTCAAAAGCCGCGGCCAGAAGCTCCTGGAGAACATGCCCTTCTCTCTGGGAGACGGCTGCCCCCTGCGAGACGGCTGCGAATCCATCAAGGAAGCGCGCATCCCCCCGGAGTTGCACGAATCCCTTGTGCCGCAGGGGTGGCTGGCCTTTGCCCTCACAGGCCGTCCCCTTGCCTCCGGCAACACCGTCACCCCGCTTCACAATGGCGAGGAAGCCTACCCGGCCATGCTGGAGGCCATCGAGAACGCCATGCACTCCGTGCACCTCGCGGTCTACATCTTCGATCCGGACCATGTGGGCATGCGCTTCATCGACGCCCTGGAACGCGCCCACAAACGCGGCTGCGACGTCAAGGTGGTCATCGACGGCATCGGCGGCCTCAAACTCTTCGAGAAAAGCGCCCACACCCTGCTGCGTGAACGCGGCGTGGACTGTCGCCTGTTCCTCAAACCCAGCATTTTCCCTCCGTCCGTGCACATCAACCTGCGCTGCCACCACAAGAATCTCGTCGTGGACAGGAAGATCGCCTTCACCGGCGGCATGAACATTTCAGCCCGGCACCTTTTTGAATCGGACCGTCCGGACCGGCAAAAAGACATGCTCTTCCGGCTCGAAGGTCCGGTCATCTCGCAAATGGACGAGGTTTTTTACTGGTTATGGGGATTCGTGGTCGACACGGAAATCGAACCGCCTCCGGAACTGCCGCAGCAGGAGGGGCCGGTCCACTGCAGGATGATCGCCGACGGCCCCAACGAGGACCTGGACAAGCTGCACGCCGTGTTCGTCTCGGCAGTGCACGGCGCGCGCGACCGCGTGACCGTGGTGACGCCGTACTTCCTGCCGCCGCGGGATCTGCTCATGGCGCTCAAGATAGCGGACACCCGCGGGGTGGATGTGCGCATCGTGATCCCGGAAGAAAACAACCAGTGGTGGATACACCGCGCCACGCGGAACATGCTCTGGGAGCTTCTGGAGTTCGGCGTGGAGGTCTACATGCAGAAACCGCCGTTCGCGCACACCAAGCTCTTCGTGGTGGACGGCGAGTACGCCTGCGTGGGCTCGGCCAACGTGGACGCACGCAGCCTGCGGCTCAACTTCGAGCTCAGCATGGAAGTCTACGACGCCGGGTTCGCCCGCACCGTGGAGGAGTATGCGAACGACCTCATCGCCCACGGCAGAAAAGTAACGCTGGAGGAGGTTGAAAACAGACCATACTCCACCCGCCTGCTCGACTCGCTGTGCTGGCTGCTCTCCCCGTATCTCTAG
- a CDS encoding PLP-dependent aminotransferase family protein has translation MRPVYRALADAIERDVFSGALQPGMRLPTHRDLADAMGINVTTVTRGYAEAERRGLLSGTVGRGTFIAADAATPSSLVSFEPHSPGLIEMGLVTPLARQDPDLSESLRRLSRRRDPGAYLRYTDPRGLPQHREAGAQLARLYGVPAVAEEILVCSGSQHALTCCFMGLFSPGDRVATCPLTYPGLKSLAAMFGIRLCAVAMDEEGMLPEALDAACRRLGLKGLYLMPHMHNPTTASMSEKRRAAIAETAGRRGLRIVEDDAYALYSQTILSPVSALAPERSVFIAGTSKIMGGGMRVAFMSAGRGHRDELARAILNSMWMTPSLNAEIVSDWITSGRTEDIMQKRRQELTARHGLALRVLHGERLVRQEASPYVWWELPAPWTGQSLERAARQAGVNIFGAEKFAVGESTVPRCARVSLTGAAERTELEKGLALLRKIVVRTP, from the coding sequence GTGCGCCCGGTATACCGGGCGCTGGCCGACGCCATCGAGCGGGATGTGTTTTCCGGAGCGTTGCAGCCCGGCATGCGGCTGCCCACCCATCGCGACCTCGCCGACGCGATGGGGATCAACGTCACCACGGTCACACGCGGTTACGCCGAGGCCGAGCGGCGCGGCCTGCTCAGCGGCACCGTGGGGCGAGGCACATTCATCGCGGCGGATGCCGCCACGCCATCGAGCCTCGTGTCGTTCGAGCCGCATTCCCCCGGCCTCATCGAGATGGGCCTTGTCACCCCATTAGCCCGGCAGGACCCGGATCTGAGCGAATCCCTGCGACGGCTCTCCCGCCGGCGCGATCCCGGAGCCTACCTGCGCTATACCGACCCGCGCGGTCTGCCCCAGCACCGGGAAGCGGGCGCGCAACTCGCCAGACTTTACGGCGTGCCCGCCGTGGCCGAGGAAATCCTGGTCTGCTCGGGCTCACAGCACGCGCTGACATGCTGCTTCATGGGGCTTTTCAGCCCGGGAGACCGCGTCGCCACATGCCCGTTGACCTATCCGGGACTCAAGTCCCTGGCCGCCATGTTCGGCATACGGCTGTGCGCCGTTGCCATGGACGAGGAAGGCATGCTGCCGGAAGCCTTGGATGCGGCCTGCCGCCGACTGGGGCTCAAGGGGTTGTACCTCATGCCGCACATGCACAACCCCACCACCGCCAGCATGAGCGAAAAACGCCGGGCCGCCATCGCCGAAACCGCCGGGCGGCGCGGTCTGCGCATTGTGGAAGACGACGCCTACGCTTTGTACTCGCAGACGATACTATCGCCCGTTTCGGCTTTGGCTCCGGAGCGCAGCGTCTTCATCGCAGGGACATCCAAAATTATGGGCGGCGGCATGCGGGTGGCCTTCATGTCGGCGGGACGCGGGCACCGCGATGAGCTGGCCCGCGCCATTTTGAACAGCATGTGGATGACGCCGTCGCTGAATGCGGAGATTGTATCGGACTGGATAACGAGCGGCCGGACCGAGGACATCATGCAGAAGCGACGGCAGGAGCTCACCGCCCGCCATGGCCTGGCGCTGCGGGTTCTGCATGGCGAGCGCCTGGTGCGTCAGGAGGCGAGCCCATATGTATGGTGGGAGCTGCCCGCGCCCTGGACCGGTCAATCGCTGGAACGCGCGGCAAGGCAGGCCGGCGTCAACATATTCGGCGCGGAGAAGTTCGCTGTGGGCGAATCAACAGTGCCCCGTTGTGCGCGCGTCTCGCTTACGGGCGCGGCGGAGCGAACGGAACTGGAAAAAGGTCTGGCGCTTCTGCGAAAAATCGTGGTCCGCACACCATAG
- a CDS encoding LysE family translocator — MEGKILSFVLFLLVMTGTPGPGNMAMLAIGQTSGFVSAVPFLIGATMGFAAVNALVACGLGEAFSIWPTTAQILRVLGGLYILYLAVKILRMQAAPPDHARRLRLFEGMLIHPLSPKSWAMSVAAYSQFMPTGNVGPEVGAVFVFAFLVFQVTFHSLWCAAGAGIYAMLKNNRARLAINSCLVALMLGATLYALAA; from the coding sequence ATGGAAGGAAAAATCCTGTCATTCGTGCTGTTTCTTCTCGTCATGACGGGTACGCCCGGCCCGGGAAACATGGCAATGCTCGCCATCGGCCAGACCTCAGGATTCGTCAGTGCCGTCCCCTTTCTCATCGGCGCGACCATGGGGTTCGCGGCGGTGAACGCCCTGGTCGCATGCGGCCTGGGCGAAGCATTCAGCATCTGGCCAACAACGGCGCAGATTCTTCGCGTGTTGGGCGGACTCTACATTCTTTATCTGGCGGTCAAGATCCTGCGCATGCAGGCGGCTCCGCCGGACCATGCGCGGCGGCTTCGGCTGTTCGAAGGCATGCTGATTCATCCATTGAGCCCCAAGAGCTGGGCCATGTCAGTGGCGGCGTACAGCCAGTTCATGCCGACGGGGAACGTGGGGCCGGAGGTCGGCGCCGTGTTCGTCTTCGCCTTTCTCGTGTTCCAGGTAACGTTCCACAGTCTCTGGTGCGCGGCCGGCGCCGGCATATACGCAATGCTGAAGAACAACCGCGCGCGGCTGGCGATCAATTCGTGTCTGGTCGCGCTCATGCTCGGGGCGACGTTATATGCGTTGGCGGCGTGA